The window TCGGGCGCGAGTCCGATGCCGACGACGTGGACGGCGTTGACGAGGGAGCCGAGGTGGCGGCCTCCGAAGACGTGGCCGCGGCTTCCGGTCAGGCCGACGCGTCGGATGAGGTCGACACGACCGACACAACCGACGCGACCGACGAAGACAACGACGCCGTCGCGGACGACTCCGCCGGGGTCGTCGAGCTGCACCAGGTTGACGTCGACGCCGAGGACTCCGTCGACGTCAGCGATGCCGTGCCCGCGGCGGACGACGAGCCCCAGGACGCGGAGCCGAGAGATGCGGCCCCGGAGACGGCCGCGGACTCGGGCTCTGCCTCTGGCTCGGGCTCTGAGCCGGAGGATGCTCCGCCCGCGAGCCAGGCAGAGCCTCAGGACGCCGAGCCGCAAGACGCCGGGCCTCAGGATGCGGAGCCGCAGGACGCGGAGCCCCAGGACGTAGTGCCCGAGCCCGTCGCGGACGTGGCCGACGCCGTGCAGGACACGCCTCCCGCGTGGGCTCCGCCGCCGGTGCCGCAGGGCGGGCTTCCGCCGTTGCCGCCCTCGTACCAGCCTGCCGCGCCCGCTTCGGCCGCTCAGTGGCCCGCGTCCGCGGAGAGTGAGGGGGGCGGGCCGTCTGCGGCTGACGCCCCGGTTCAGCCGTCCGTACCGCCGCAGGGACAGCAGCCCTTCCAGCCGCAGGCTCCCCAGCCTTCGCCGTCGCCCTGGCCCGTCGCGCCCGGTACGCCTGCCGCGGCCGACGCTGCTTCCGCAACCGCGTCGCCCGCCGCTGACGTACCCCCGCCGGCGCCGGCCTCCGCTGCTCCGGCGGCTCCCGGGCAGCCGGGCGGCTACGGATTCCCGCAGTTCAGCGCCCCGGGCACGGCTCCGGGCCCGCAGGACAGCATTCCCCGTACGACTCCGGAGCCTCAGGACAGCGTCCCCGGTGCGGCCCCCGCGGCGCAGGCCTCTCCCGGCTTCCCGCAGCCCGGACCCACGACCGCGCCTCCGGCCCAGACTCCCGAACCGGCGCCCGCGCCCGCCCCTGCGCCCGCGCAGCAGAACCCGCCCCCGGCGCCCCAAGGCGGCTACGGATTCCCGCAGTCCGGCCCCGCTGCCGCCCAGCCCACTCCCCCGGCGCCCCAGGCACCGCGGGCGCCCCAGGACGGCTACGGCCTCCAGCAGCCGGGCCTTCCCACGCCGCCCCAGCAGCCGGCTCCGGCCCAGCCCGCTCCGGCGGCGCCGAACACCCCGGCGCAGGCTCCCGGTTACGGATTCCCGCAGCCGGGTGCTCAGGTTCAGAGCGAGCCCAGCGCGCCTGCGCAGCCGCCCGCGGGTTACGGGTTCCCCCCGCAGGGAGCCAATGCCGCGAGCACGCCCAACCCGCCCGGCCCGCAGCCCGGCGCCCAGGCACAGAGCGAGCCCAGCGCACCAGCACAGCCGCCCGCCGGTTACGGGTTCCCCCCGCAAGGCACCCCCGCCCCGAGCACACCCAACGCCCCCGGCCCGCAACCCAGTTACGGGTTCCCGCAGCCCGGCGCCGCGCCCGCCGCCAATCCCGCGGTGCCGCACGTGCCCAACCAGCCGGCCGGAGCCGACGCCGGAGCCGGAACGGGCTATGGATTCCCGCAGCCCGGGACGCCCAACCCGCCTGCCCAGCCGGGAGGTTACGGATTCCCGCAGCCGCCGGCCGCCGAGGCCCAGGCTCCCGCGCCCCAGGCGCCAGCCCCGCAGCAGGCGCCCGCGCCTCACCAGCCCGGCGCGCAGCCGCCTGCCGCTCAGCCGTTCCCCCAGCAGGGGCAGCCCCACCAGCAGCCGCCCGTACCGCACCAGCCGAACGCGGGCGCAGGCCAGCCCGGCGTACCCCAGCCGGGGGCCCAGCAGCCGCAGCACCAGGCACACCAGCCGCAGGCTCACCAGGCCCCAGCCCAACCTCAGGGCCAGGCCCAGCAGCCGCAGCACCAGCCCGGTCAGCAGGCCCCCGTCGACCCCCGTACCGGCACAGCCTGGCCGCAGCCCGTGCAGCACGATCAGCGGCAGCCGACCAATCCGGGGGCGCCGCTCGGCTACACGGCGGCCGTGGAGCTGTCGTCGGACCGGCTGCTCAACAACAAGAAGCAGAAGGCGAAGAGCGGTCGGCCCAACGCCGGTTCCTCCCGGTTCAAGCTCGGCGGGAAGAAGGAGGAGGCCGAGCGGCAGCGCAAGCTCGAACTGATCCGTACGCCGGTGCTGTCGTGCTACCGGATCGCCGTCATCAGTCTCAAGGGCGGTGTCGGCAAGACGACCACGACCACCGCGCTCGGCGCCACGCTCGCCACGGAGCGGCAGGACAAGATCCTCGCCATCGACGCCAACCCGGACGCCGGCACGCTCGGCCGCCGTGTGCGCCGGGAGACCGGGGCCACCATCCGTGACCTCGTCCAGGCGATCCCGTACCTCAACTCGTACATGGACATCCGGCGGTTCACGTCCCAGGCGCCCTCCGGTCTGGAGATCATCGCCAACGACGTCGACCCGGCCGTCTCCACGACGTTCAACGACGAGGACTACCGGCGCGCGATCGACGTGCTCGGCAAGCAGTACCCGATCATCCTCACCGACTCCGGTACGGGTCTGCTCTACAGCGCCATGCGGGGCGTACTCGACCTCGCCGACCAGCTCATCATCATCTCGACGCCGTCCGTCGACGGTGCCAGCAGCGCCAGTACGACGCTGGACTGGCTGTCGGCGCACGGGTACGCGGATCTGGTGTCGCGGTCCCTGACCGTCATCTCCGGGGTGCGCGAGACCGGCAAGATGATCAAGGTGGACGACATCGTCAGCCACTTCGAGACGCGGTGCCGGGGCGTCATCGTCGTGCCGTTCGACGAGCATCTGGCGGCCGGTGCCGAGGTCAATCTCGACATGATGCGGCCGAAGGTGCGCGAGGCGTACTTCAACCTCTCGGCGCTGGTCGCCGAGGACATCGCGCGGCACCAGCAGTCGCAGGGCCTGTGGACGTCGGACGGCAACCCGCCGCCGGTCGCCGCCCCTCCGATGCCGGGCCAGCCCCTGCCCGGCCAGCCGATGCCGGGACAGCCGATGGCGGGGCAGCCCGCGCCGGGCCAGCCGTATCCCGGTCAGATCCCCCAGCAGGGCCAGCCGCACGCGCAGCCGGGTCAGCCCTATCCGCCGCAGCAGCACCCGGGCCAGCCGTATCCGCAGCCCGGGGCCCAGCCCCCGCACGGGCACGGCGCCCCGCAGCAGCCCGGCGGCTACCCGCAGCCACCTCAGCAGCAGCACGCCCAACCCGGCCAGCACGCTCAGCCCGGCCAGCCCGGCCACCAGGGTCACCCCGGCGCCGCCCCCCAGGGCTGGCAGCCCCAGCCCGCCCCCGCCCAGCCTGGCCAGCAGCCCGGTCAGCCGGGTCAGCCCCAGCCGGGCGCCCCCTTCCAGCAGCCCCCGGCCCCGGTCGCCCCCGGCCAGCCCTTCAACCCCAACGCCCCCGCACCGGCACCGGCACCGGGCCAGCAGTTCCAGCCGGGGCAGCCCTACCAGCCCCCGCATCCGGACCAGGGCGCGCAGGACCCTCAGGCCCCCCAGGGTCAGACCCCGCCGCCTCCGCCGCCCCATCAGTAACCGGCGTCACCCGTAACCCATACGGCCGAACTCGCCGCTCCCGTTCCACTGCGAAGGGCCCGCCCCGTAACCCACGGCGCGGGCCCTTCGCGTACCCCGGACACCTCCCGGACGAGCCCCGCCCGCCGCGGCCCAAAACGCCGCCACACCAGCCACGTTCCCTGCCGCCACGCTCCGACCAGGGCCCCTTCACCGGTATGGACCAATGGCCGTGAAATCAGCGTCAACTCGTTATTTCCGCAGGCCACACGGGGTTCCCGGGCCGTTGACGGGTGCCGACCAGCGCTGATAGACACTCACATCTGCCCGGCCGCGGTCACCGGATCGAGCAGGCCAACAGCCCATCTCCGTGCGAGTGATGACGCGAGGTCAGCGACCCATGGACACACACGACCAGTACGGCGCGAGAGGCACTGTCCTCCGCCTCCTCGCGGCCGCCGGCGCTGCCGCCCTCACCCTCACGGTCGGTCTCGTGACCCCGCTCAACCCCGCGCCCCAGCAGGCCGAGGCGGACGGCAAGAAGGTGCTCACGGTCGCGGTGGCGCAGAGCGTCGACTCGCTGAGCCCGTTCCTCGCGGCGCGCCTGGTCAGTACCAGCATTCACCGGCTCACGTACGAGTACCTGACCAACTACGACCCGAAGGACAACCACGCGATCCCGGGTCTGGCCACCAAGTGGGAACCCTCCGCGGACAAGCTCACCTGGACCTACACGATCCGCGACAACTCCAAGTGGTCCGACGGCAAACAGGCCACCGCCGAGGACGCGGCGTGGACGTTCAACACGATGATGACCGACGAGGGCGCGGCCACCGCGAACGGCAGCTTCGTCGCGAACTTCGAGAAGGTCACCGCGCCGAGCCCCACGAAACTCGTCATCGAGCTGAAGAAGCCGCAGGCCACCATGGCCGCGCTGGACGTGCCGATCGTGCCCAAGCACGTCTGGGAGAAGGTCGACGACTTCTCGAAGTTCAACAACGACAAGTCCTTCCCCGTCGTCGGCAACGGCCCGTTCGTCCTGACGGGCTACAAGGCCGACAGCTACGTACGGCTGAAGCCCAACAAGTCGTTCTGGCGCGGGGCCCCGAAGTTCGACGAGCTGGTGTTCAAGTACTACAAGGACGGTGACGCGGCGGTCGCGGCCCTGCAGAAGGGCGAGGTGTCGTTCGTCTCCGGGCTCACACCCGCGCAGGCGGCGGCGCTGAAGGGTCAGGCGGACGTCACGGTCAACGACGCGCCGGGGCGTCGCTTCTACGCGCTCGCGACCAATCCGGGGGCGCAGTCGAAGGACGGCGAGAAGTTCGGTGACGGCCACGAGTCACTGCTCGACCGGAGGGTCCGCCAGGCCCTGTTCATGGCCGTCGACCGCCAGACCGTCATCGACAAGGTCTTCCAGGGCCACGCGGAGGAGGGCGAGGGCTACATCCCGCCGCGGTTCTCCACGTACTACTGGCAGCCGTCCGACGGCCAGAAGATCACGTACGACCCGGAGAAGGCGGCCCAGCTCCTCAAGGAGGCCGGCTATTCGAAGAACGGGGACGGCAAGCTCGTCGGCAAGAACGGCAAGCCGATCACCTACCGCGTCCTCTGCCACGCGACGGACCCGCAGGACAAGGCGGTCGGGAAGTACCTTCAGGAGTGGTGGGGCAAGCTCGGCATCGGCGTCGAGCTCGACTGCCGGGACAACGTGAGCGATCCCTGGCTGGCGGGTGAGTACGACCTCGCCTTCGACGGCTGGTCCGTCAACCCCGACCCCGACTTCGTCCTCTCCATCCACACCTGCTCCGCGCTCCCGGCGACGCCCAAGGACATCGGCGCGACCGACAACTTCATCTGCGACAAGAAGTTCGACGAGCTGTACGCGCAGCAGCTCGCGGAGTACGACCCCGCCAAACGGGCGGAGATCGTCAAGCGGATGGAGTCGCGGCTGTACGACACCGGGTACATGAACGTCATGGCGTACCCGAACGCGGTCGAGGCCTACCGCACCGACCAGATCGCGTCGATCACGAAGATGCCGGAGGCCGCGGGCAACATCTACGGCCAGGACGGCTACTGGAGCTGGTGGTCGGCGACTCCGGCCGCCGCCAGCGAGTCCTCCGACGACTCCAGCCAGACAGGCGTCATCATCGGCATCGTCGCGGGTGTCGTCGTCCTGGCGGGTCTCGGGGTGTTCTTCGCGATGCGCCACCGCGCCACCGCCGAGGACCGCGAGTAGCGGCCCGGTACCGCGCACAGTCAGCCAGTCGGGAGTGATCGAGAGTTGAGAACCGTTCATGACCGCTGAAGCGACACCCCCGCTGGTCGGAAAGACCGAGGGTCCGGCCTCCGCCGGACCGTCGGCCCGCCGACCACGGGCGAGCGCCACCGCCGGATATCCGCGGTACGTGGCGGGCAAGCTGGGCGGCGCGGCCGTCTCGCTGCTCGCCGTCCTCGTCACGAGTTTCTTCCTCTTCCGGCTGATCCCCGGCGACCCGGTGAAGTTCATGACCGGCGGACGCCAGGTCTCGGCCGAGCAACTCGCCGCCTACCGGCGGGAGTTCGGGCTCGACCTGCCCATGTGGGAGCAGTTCACGGACTACTGCGGCAAGGCGCTGACCGGCGATCTCGGCACGTCGTACCAGTTCCGGGCGCCCGTCCTCGACAAGATCACCGAGGCCCTGCCGAACACGCTGCTGCTCACCGGCACCTCGTTCGTGCTCTACACCGTGCTCGGCGTCTTCCTCGGCACACGGGCGGCCTGGCGCAACGGCGGGCTCGGCGACCGGATCAACACCGGGCTCGCGCTGACCCTCTACTCCATCCCGTCGTTCTGGCTGGGACTGCTGCTGATCATCGTCTTCGCGGTGGGCATCGGGCCGATCCCCGGTCTCTTCCCGACGGGCGGCATGGAGTCCGGCGACGAACAGGGTTTCGCGTACGTTCTCGATGTCGCCCATCATCTGGTCCTGCCCGTGGTGACACTGGTCGCGGTCGAGTACGGGCAGACGCTGCTCGTCACACGCTCGGCGCTGCTCGACGAGATGGGCAGCGACTATCTGACGACCGCGCGGGCCAAGGGCCTGCGGGACGATCTCGTACGCCGTCGCCATGCCGTGCCGAACGCGCTGCTGCCGACGATGACGCTGATCTTCATCAACCTCGGCCGGACCGTCGCGGGCGTGATCCTGGTCGAGACGGTCTTCTCCTGGCCGGGCCTCGGCGGGCTCTTCTACCAGGCGCTGAGCGTGCCCGATCTGCCACTGGTGCAGGGGCTGTTCTTCGTCTTCGCCGCCGCGGTGATCGTGATGAACACGCTCGCCGACCTGATCTATCCGCTGCTCGACCCCAGGGTGGGCCGATGACGACGACGGACCCGGACGAGCCGATGGCCGCCGAGGCGCCTCCCCCGGTGGCTCCCTCCGAAGCCCCCTCGCCCCCGAAAGCGGGGCCCCGCGCCCTCGCGTGGCAGCGCCGCCGCCGCTCCGCCGCCCGATTCTGGCAGCGGTACCGCACTCATCGCGCGGGCGTCCTCGGTCTGGCCGCCCTCACTCTCTTCGCGCTGATCGCGCTCACCGCGCCGCTGACCGTCGGCTCCGACGTGCAGAGCGTGACGAACGCGCCGGGACGGCCCATGGAGAGCCCGAGCGCCGAATTCCCGCTCGGCACCGACCAGTTCGGGCGCAGTCTGCTCGGGCTCGTGGTGTGGGGATCGCGGGTCTCACTGCTGGTCGGGCTGCTGGCGGCCGTCCTCTCGGTCGCGATCGGCGCGCTGATCGGCATCACCGCCGGGCACTTCCGGGGCTGGTTCGCGACGGTGATGATGCGGATCACGGACTGGTTCCTGGTCATGCCGACGCTGGTCCTCGCGATCGCGCTCGCGACCGTGATGTCCCGCTCGCTCGGCACGATCATCCTGGCGATCGGCGTCACGACCTGGCCGACGACGGCACGGCTCGTGCGCGCGCAGACCCTCGCCGTGGAGTCCCGGCCGTACATCGAGCGTGCCAAGGCTCTCGGCGGCGGCCACTGGCACGTCATGTCCCGTCACGTCCTGCCCAACGTCATGCCCCTGGTCCTGGCGCAGACGACCCTGATCATCTCCTCCGCGATCCTCGCCGAGGCGACCCTCGCCTTCCTCGGCCTCGGCGACCCGACGGTCGTCTCCTGGGGCGGTCTGCTCCAGGACGCACGCGAGGCGGGCGCGGTCAGCGCCGGGAAGTGGTGGTACCTCGTGCCGCCGGGCATCGCCATCGCCGTCGTGGCCCTCGCCTTCACCCTGTGCGGGCGCGCGGTCGAATCCGTCCTCAACCCCAAGCTGGGGGTGACCCTTTGAGCACATCGACCGCGCAACCCCTGCTGGACGTACGGGACCTGGAGGTGACGTACGCCGGAGGAGCGGCCGCCGTGCGCGGGGTGAACCTCACCGTGAACGCGGGCCAGAAGCTCGGCATCGCGGGCGAGTCGGGCTGCGGCAAGTCCACTCTGGCGCTCGCGCTGCTGCGACTGCTGCCGTCCGGCACCCGGGTGACCGGGGAGATCCTCCTGGACGGCGAGGACGTACTGACCATGAAGTGGGGGCGGGTACGGGCGGTCCGCTGGGCCGGTGCCTCGATCGTGTTCCAGGGCGCGATGCACTCCCTCAACGCCGTGCACCGCGTCGGCGACCAGATCGCCGAGCCGATCCTGCTGCACAGGAAAGCGACCCCGGCGGGCGCGCGGAAGAAGGCCGGCGAACTCCTGGAGCACGTGGGGCTTCCGGCGGCGCGGGCCTCCGCGTATCCGCACGAACTGTCCGGCGGCCAGCGCCAGCGCGTGATGATCGCCATGGCCCTGGCCTGCGACCCCCGCCTGGTCATCGCCGACGAGCCGACGACCGCACTCGACGTGATGATCCAGGCGCAGATCCTGCGACTGATCCAACAACTGGTCTCCGAGCAGGAGTTGGGGCTCATGATGATCAGCCACGACCTGGCGGTCCTGTCCGACACCTGCGACCGGCTCGCGGTGATGTACGCCGGGCGGGTGGTGGAGGAGGGTCCGGCCCGGCAGGTGTACGAGGACGCCCAACACCCGTACGGGCAGGCGCTGTCGGCTGCCTTCCCGCGGATCGGGGACGCCGGTTCGCGGTTCGCGCCGCGCGGGCTGCCCGGTGACCCACCGGATCCCGCGGCCCTCCCGAGCGGCTGTACGTTCCATCCGCGGTGCGCGGTGGCACTGGACTCGTGTGCCGCGGAGGACCAGGCGCTGCGGCCTGCGGCACCGGATCGCCGGGCGGCCTGCGTACATGTGGGACCCGTGGCCGTGCCGGAAGAAGCGAGGAGCACCTGATGACGACGGCCGCGGCGGTCTCTCCGCTGCCCTCAGCCCCCTCCGCTCCCCTGCTGAGCGCCGAGGGCCTGCACGTCACGTTCCCCGCCCGGCGCGGCGACGCCGACCGGGCGCGGGCCGTCGACGGAGTGGACCTCGACATCCGGGCCGGTGAGATCGTCGCCCTCGTCGGTGAGTCGGGCTGCGGAAAGACGACCCTGGCGCGCTCGCTGCTCGGTCTCGTCCCGCCGACCGCGGGCCGCGTCACCTTCGCGGGCCGCCCTCTCGACTACTCCTCGCGCGCGCTCAAGGCGTACCGCAAACGCGTCCAACTGGTCCTCCAGGACCCGAGCGGCTCGCTCAACCCCCGGCACACGGTGTACGACGCGGTGGCCGAGGGCCTGCGCATCCACCGGTACGGGGGCGACGAGCGCGAGGCGGTCTCAATGGCCCTCTCCCGGGCGGGACTTCGCCCCCCTGAGCGCTTCTTCCTGCGCTACCCGCACGAGCTCTCGGGCGGCCAGCGCCAGCGTGTCGTCATCGCGGGCGCGCTGGTCCTGAACCCCGAACTCATCGTCGCCGACGAGCCGGTGGCCTCCCTGGACGCATCGGTACGCGGCGAGATCCTGGCCCTGCTCCTGCGACTGCGCTCCGAACTGGGCCTGTCCGCCCTGGTGGTGACGCACGACCTGGGCCTCGCGTGGAACATCGCGGACCGGGTCGCGGTGATGTACCTGGGCCGGATCGTAGAGACGGGAGCCGTGGAGGACGTCCTGACGACCCCTCAGCACCCGTACACCCAGGCCCTGTTGTCGGTCCTGCCCGAAGCCCCCGGCGATCCGGTCGTCCTCACCGGCGAGCCCCCCGACCCCTCCCGCATCCCCACCGGCTGCCGTTTCCACGCCCGCTGCCAGATCCTGGCAACGGGCGAGGCAGAACGCGCAGGCGTCGCGGACGCATGCAGAGGGCAGGACCTACCGGTACTGGACGGGGGAGGCGGGGCACAGGTGGCGTGCCACTGGGCGCCCCGTTAGGGGCGCGGGGAACTGCGCGACAAGCCACAACGAACCCGCAGCCGACCACCCGCCGGCGGGACGCCTACAGCCCGCCGTCGTACGCCGAAATCAGCTCCCGCGACCGCTTGACGTCGTCGGAGATCGCTTCCAGCAACGCCTCGATGGACTCGAACTTCGCCTGCCCCCGCACAAAGGCGAGAAAGTCCACAGCCACATGCAGCCCGTACAGATCAAGCCCCACCCGATCGATGGCGTACGCCTCCACCGTGCGCTCGGTCCCGTCGAACTGCGGATTCGTACCGACGGAGATCGCCGCCGGCATCGCCTCGCCCTGCGCGTGCAGCCAGCCGGCGTAGACGCCGTCGGCGGGGATCGCGGTGTGCGGGAGGGTCTCGACGTTGGCCGTGGGGAAGCCCAGCTCGCGGCCCCGCTGAGCGCCGCGCACGACGATGCCCTCGACGCGGTGCGGGCGCCCGAGGATCTCGCGCGCGCCTTCGACATCGCCCTCGGCGACCAGTCGCCGGGTCATCGTGGAGGAGAAGGGCTCGCCGCCGCCGGCTTCACCGGTCACGTAGAGATCCACCACCTCGACCTCGAAGTCGTACGTCTTGCCCTGCTCGGCGAGGAAGGCGACGTTGCCCGCGGCCTTGTGGCCGAAGCGGAAGTTGGGGCCCTCGACGACGGCCTTGGCGTGCAGCTTGTCGACCAGGACCTTCACCACGAAGTCGGCGGGCGACAGCTTCGAGAACTCGGTGGTGAAGGGCAGGATGAGCAGCGCGTCGACGCCCAGCTCGGCCATCAGCTCGGCGCGGCGGTGGTGCGGGGCGAGCAGGGGCGGGTGGCTGCCGGGGCGCACGACCTCGCTGGGGTGCGGGTCGAAGGTGACGACCACTGACGGGACGCCCAGCTCACGCGCCCGTTCCACGGCATGCGTGATGATCAACTGGTGCCCGCGGTGGACCCCGTCGTACGAGCCGATGGTGACGACGCTGCGCCCCCAGTCCTGGGGGATGTCCTCCAAGCCACGCCAGCGCTGCACTGTGACCGCTCCTCGTCGAACCTGTGTCCGTGTCTGCCTCATTACGCAGCTCTAAGAGTGCCATGCCGGGTCCGCGCGGCCCGCATCGGCATGGGGCGCTGTGACAGGGGGCACGTGGTGGCCGCGGAGCACCCGCGGTCACACCGGAACCCGTGCCCCCGTCAGGTTCTCGATCATGCGCCGTGTGCTGGGGCCGACCAGGATGGACCAGTCCTCGGGAGCGTCGGTGAGCCAGCCGGCGACCAGGGCGGCGAAGCCGGGAATCCGGCGGCTCTGGTCGAGAAGGGCACGGTCGAAGACGGTGGCGCCGTCCGGGGTGCGGACGAGCATGAGGCCCGCGCTGTGGACCAGCGCGCGGGTGTGCTCCTCACCGCCGCGGGACACGCTGCGGGCCGCGCCCTCCGCGGCGGCCCGTACGAGCGCGTCGAGCACCACCGGGTCGTGCTCGCGTGTCAGCAGCAGGTCCAGGAACTCGCAGCGCAGTGGGTGCGCCACGGGCGTGCCGGGTGCCGCGAACACCTTGGCGAGCGCGGCCCGCAGCTGCGGCCTGCCCCCGTCGAGCAGCCCGGTGACCAGGGGATACAGCACGGAACGGGCGGCTGGACCGTGCTCGAGCCGCCGGTCGACGTACGCCGCCACATGCGCGGCCGCTTCCGGACGCCGCTCCACGACATCGCGTACGAGCGCGGCGACGCGGCGGGCCGGCGCGGGTGTGGTGACCTCGGCGAGCGTGCGCAGCGCCTCGCCCGTGTCGGGCTCGCGCAGCCGGTCGCCGAACGCGGCGAGAA is drawn from Streptomyces liliifuscus and contains these coding sequences:
- a CDS encoding AAA family ATPase — translated: MTSPGETEEDSGDIESGATMRISAVAVKREVSERELSERADAEAAASDEVAVDDDDAQDSDENSDEASDTGADAEVVEVAFGRESDADDVDGVDEGAEVAASEDVAAASGQADASDEVDTTDTTDATDEDNDAVADDSAGVVELHQVDVDAEDSVDVSDAVPAADDEPQDAEPRDAAPETAADSGSASGSGSEPEDAPPASQAEPQDAEPQDAGPQDAEPQDAEPQDVVPEPVADVADAVQDTPPAWAPPPVPQGGLPPLPPSYQPAAPASAAQWPASAESEGGGPSAADAPVQPSVPPQGQQPFQPQAPQPSPSPWPVAPGTPAAADAASATASPAADVPPPAPASAAPAAPGQPGGYGFPQFSAPGTAPGPQDSIPRTTPEPQDSVPGAAPAAQASPGFPQPGPTTAPPAQTPEPAPAPAPAPAQQNPPPAPQGGYGFPQSGPAAAQPTPPAPQAPRAPQDGYGLQQPGLPTPPQQPAPAQPAPAAPNTPAQAPGYGFPQPGAQVQSEPSAPAQPPAGYGFPPQGANAASTPNPPGPQPGAQAQSEPSAPAQPPAGYGFPPQGTPAPSTPNAPGPQPSYGFPQPGAAPAANPAVPHVPNQPAGADAGAGTGYGFPQPGTPNPPAQPGGYGFPQPPAAEAQAPAPQAPAPQQAPAPHQPGAQPPAAQPFPQQGQPHQQPPVPHQPNAGAGQPGVPQPGAQQPQHQAHQPQAHQAPAQPQGQAQQPQHQPGQQAPVDPRTGTAWPQPVQHDQRQPTNPGAPLGYTAAVELSSDRLLNNKKQKAKSGRPNAGSSRFKLGGKKEEAERQRKLELIRTPVLSCYRIAVISLKGGVGKTTTTTALGATLATERQDKILAIDANPDAGTLGRRVRRETGATIRDLVQAIPYLNSYMDIRRFTSQAPSGLEIIANDVDPAVSTTFNDEDYRRAIDVLGKQYPIILTDSGTGLLYSAMRGVLDLADQLIIISTPSVDGASSASTTLDWLSAHGYADLVSRSLTVISGVRETGKMIKVDDIVSHFETRCRGVIVVPFDEHLAAGAEVNLDMMRPKVREAYFNLSALVAEDIARHQQSQGLWTSDGNPPPVAAPPMPGQPLPGQPMPGQPMAGQPAPGQPYPGQIPQQGQPHAQPGQPYPPQQHPGQPYPQPGAQPPHGHGAPQQPGGYPQPPQQQHAQPGQHAQPGQPGHQGHPGAAPQGWQPQPAPAQPGQQPGQPGQPQPGAPFQQPPAPVAPGQPFNPNAPAPAPAPGQQFQPGQPYQPPHPDQGAQDPQAPQGQTPPPPPPHQ
- a CDS encoding ABC transporter substrate-binding protein; its protein translation is MDTHDQYGARGTVLRLLAAAGAAALTLTVGLVTPLNPAPQQAEADGKKVLTVAVAQSVDSLSPFLAARLVSTSIHRLTYEYLTNYDPKDNHAIPGLATKWEPSADKLTWTYTIRDNSKWSDGKQATAEDAAWTFNTMMTDEGAATANGSFVANFEKVTAPSPTKLVIELKKPQATMAALDVPIVPKHVWEKVDDFSKFNNDKSFPVVGNGPFVLTGYKADSYVRLKPNKSFWRGAPKFDELVFKYYKDGDAAVAALQKGEVSFVSGLTPAQAAALKGQADVTVNDAPGRRFYALATNPGAQSKDGEKFGDGHESLLDRRVRQALFMAVDRQTVIDKVFQGHAEEGEGYIPPRFSTYYWQPSDGQKITYDPEKAAQLLKEAGYSKNGDGKLVGKNGKPITYRVLCHATDPQDKAVGKYLQEWWGKLGIGVELDCRDNVSDPWLAGEYDLAFDGWSVNPDPDFVLSIHTCSALPATPKDIGATDNFICDKKFDELYAQQLAEYDPAKRAEIVKRMESRLYDTGYMNVMAYPNAVEAYRTDQIASITKMPEAAGNIYGQDGYWSWWSATPAAASESSDDSSQTGVIIGIVAGVVVLAGLGVFFAMRHRATAEDRE
- a CDS encoding ABC transporter permease; the encoded protein is MTAEATPPLVGKTEGPASAGPSARRPRASATAGYPRYVAGKLGGAAVSLLAVLVTSFFLFRLIPGDPVKFMTGGRQVSAEQLAAYRREFGLDLPMWEQFTDYCGKALTGDLGTSYQFRAPVLDKITEALPNTLLLTGTSFVLYTVLGVFLGTRAAWRNGGLGDRINTGLALTLYSIPSFWLGLLLIIVFAVGIGPIPGLFPTGGMESGDEQGFAYVLDVAHHLVLPVVTLVAVEYGQTLLVTRSALLDEMGSDYLTTARAKGLRDDLVRRRHAVPNALLPTMTLIFINLGRTVAGVILVETVFSWPGLGGLFYQALSVPDLPLVQGLFFVFAAAVIVMNTLADLIYPLLDPRVGR
- a CDS encoding ABC transporter permease; the protein is MAAEAPPPVAPSEAPSPPKAGPRALAWQRRRRSAARFWQRYRTHRAGVLGLAALTLFALIALTAPLTVGSDVQSVTNAPGRPMESPSAEFPLGTDQFGRSLLGLVVWGSRVSLLVGLLAAVLSVAIGALIGITAGHFRGWFATVMMRITDWFLVMPTLVLAIALATVMSRSLGTIILAIGVTTWPTTARLVRAQTLAVESRPYIERAKALGGGHWHVMSRHVLPNVMPLVLAQTTLIISSAILAEATLAFLGLGDPTVVSWGGLLQDAREAGAVSAGKWWYLVPPGIAIAVVALAFTLCGRAVESVLNPKLGVTL
- a CDS encoding ABC transporter ATP-binding protein; amino-acid sequence: MSTSTAQPLLDVRDLEVTYAGGAAAVRGVNLTVNAGQKLGIAGESGCGKSTLALALLRLLPSGTRVTGEILLDGEDVLTMKWGRVRAVRWAGASIVFQGAMHSLNAVHRVGDQIAEPILLHRKATPAGARKKAGELLEHVGLPAARASAYPHELSGGQRQRVMIAMALACDPRLVIADEPTTALDVMIQAQILRLIQQLVSEQELGLMMISHDLAVLSDTCDRLAVMYAGRVVEEGPARQVYEDAQHPYGQALSAAFPRIGDAGSRFAPRGLPGDPPDPAALPSGCTFHPRCAVALDSCAAEDQALRPAAPDRRAACVHVGPVAVPEEARST
- a CDS encoding ABC transporter ATP-binding protein — its product is MTTAAAVSPLPSAPSAPLLSAEGLHVTFPARRGDADRARAVDGVDLDIRAGEIVALVGESGCGKTTLARSLLGLVPPTAGRVTFAGRPLDYSSRALKAYRKRVQLVLQDPSGSLNPRHTVYDAVAEGLRIHRYGGDEREAVSMALSRAGLRPPERFFLRYPHELSGGQRQRVVIAGALVLNPELIVADEPVASLDASVRGEILALLLRLRSELGLSALVVTHDLGLAWNIADRVAVMYLGRIVETGAVEDVLTTPQHPYTQALLSVLPEAPGDPVVLTGEPPDPSRIPTGCRFHARCQILATGEAERAGVADACRGQDLPVLDGGGGAQVACHWAPR
- a CDS encoding bifunctional riboflavin kinase/FAD synthetase, encoding MQRWRGLEDIPQDWGRSVVTIGSYDGVHRGHQLIITHAVERARELGVPSVVVTFDPHPSEVVRPGSHPPLLAPHHRRAELMAELGVDALLILPFTTEFSKLSPADFVVKVLVDKLHAKAVVEGPNFRFGHKAAGNVAFLAEQGKTYDFEVEVVDLYVTGEAGGGEPFSSTMTRRLVAEGDVEGAREILGRPHRVEGIVVRGAQRGRELGFPTANVETLPHTAIPADGVYAGWLHAQGEAMPAAISVGTNPQFDGTERTVEAYAIDRVGLDLYGLHVAVDFLAFVRGQAKFESIEALLEAISDDVKRSRELISAYDGGL